The Henckelia pumila isolate YLH828 chromosome 2, ASM3356847v2, whole genome shotgun sequence genome includes a window with the following:
- the LOC140881287 gene encoding probable protein disulfide-isomerase A6, whose product MATSRICCLLATLMFFLFFSAFADDVVVLTEANFEKEVGQHHRGALVEFYAPWCGHCKKLAPEYEKLGESFKKAKSVLIGKVDCDEHKSLCSKYGVSGYPTIQWFPKGSLEPKKYEGARNAEALAEFVNSEGGTNVKIASIPSSVVVLTADNFNEIVLDENRDVLVEFYAPWCGHCKNLAPTYEKVAAAFNLEEDVVIANLDADKYKDLAEKHGVSGYPTLKFFPKNNKAGEDYDGGRDLEDFVIFINEKCGTSRDGKGQLTSKAGVIEVLSSLVKKFVGASSEEKKAVFKQIEDEAEKLTGSAARYGKVYLKSAKSCMEKGADYAKNEIQRLERMLAKSISPAKADEFTLKKNILSIFAADQ is encoded by the exons ATGGCGACTTCACGGATCTGCTGCTTGTTGGCCACTTTAATGTTCTTCTTATTCTTCTCGGCTTTTGCGGACGACGTCGTTGTGTTGACGGAGGCCAACTTCGAGAAAGAGGTCGGTCAACATCATCGAGGAGCACTAGTCGAATTCTATGCTCCAtg GTGTGGACACTGTAAAAAGCTCGCTCCGGAATATGAGAAGCTTGGAGAAAGTTTCAAGAAGGCCAAATCTGTTTTGATTGGCAAG GTTGATTGTGATGAGCATAAAAGCCTCTGCAGCAAATATGGAGTTTCTGGGTATCCCAccattcagtggtttcctaaaggCTCTTTGGAGCCAAAAAA GTATGAAGGGGCAAGAAATGCAGAAGCTCTTGCTGAATTTGTGAACAGTGAAGGAG GAACCAATGTTAAGATTGCTTCAATCCCGTCAAGCGTTGTGGTTCTAACAGCTGACAACTTCAATGAGATTGTACTTGATGAGAATAGAGATGTACTTGTGGAGTTTTATGCACCCTG GTGTGGTCATTGCAAGAACCTTGCTCCT ACTTATGAAAAGGTTGCAGCAGCATTCAATCTTGAGGAAGATGTTGTAATTGCTAATCTTGATGCTGATAAGTACAAGGATCTTGCAGAGAA GCATGGTGTAAGTGGTTATCCTACGTTAAAATtcttcccaaagaacaacaaggcTGGTGAAGACTATGATGGTGGCCGAGATTTAGAAGACTTTGTTATTTTCATCAATGAGAAGTGTGGAACTAGCCGAGATGGAAAGGGGCAGTTGACTTCTAAG GCAGGAGTTATTGAGGTCCTCAGTAGCTTGGTGAAAAAATTTGTTGGTGCAAGTAGCGAGGAGAAGAAGGCTGTGTTCAAACAAATAGAAGATGAAGCTGAAAAGCTAACGGGTTCTGCTGCAAG GTATGGAAAGGTATATTTGAAATCTGCTAAGAGTTGTATGGAGAAAGGTGCTGATTATGCCAAGAATGAAATTCAACGGCTGGAACGCATGCTTGCTAAG TCAATCAGCCCAGCAAAGGCGGATGAGTTCACATTGAAGAAGAATATCCTTTCTATCTTTGCTGCAGATCAGTGA
- the LOC140884007 gene encoding F-box protein PP2-B15 produces MACDSSSISRLPEDCVSRILSLTSPKDSCKMLAVSKQFRAPAESNLVWDRFLPTDYAQILPSINTCPTRDFQSKKELFLTLSDYVLVDGGKKAFGVDKSSGTKCYIISARDLSIFSDGIDNIWSWKSIPESRFCEVAELVKASLLQIQGRIRSQTLSPNTNYGAYLIIRISDRAYGLDSIPCEISVASNVNTAYLRDPDSKKQQFERLLYGNRAEMLKKRVDQAGDERVPRKRDDGWMEIELGQFFNGQGTGDDEEMVVISLMEIKGHQFKSGLIVEGIQVRPKNSLN; encoded by the exons atggcttGTGATTCTAGTAGTATCAGCAGACTCCCAGAAGACTGTGTTTCCAGAATCCTATCCCTCACATCACCCAAAGATTCATGCAAAATGCTGGCTGTTTCAAAGCAATTTCGAGCCCCAGCTGAGTCAAATCTGGTGTGGGATAGATTCTTGCCCACTGATTATGCCCAAATTTTGCCGTCAATTAATACTTGTCCTACTCGGGATTTTCAATCCAAGAAGGAGCTGTTCTTGACTCTATCTGATTATGTTCTTGTAGATGGTGGCAAGAAg GCTTTTGGGGTGGACAAGTCAAGTGGTACAAAGTGTTATATCATTTCAGCCAGAGATCTTTCGATTTTCAGCGATGGAATAGACAATATTTGGAGCTGGAAATCCATCCCAGAATCAAG GTTTTGTGAAGTGGCAGAGCTTGTAAAAGCAAGCTTGTTACAAATCCAGGGCAGAATAAGAAGTCAAACACTGTCCCCCAACACCAACTACGGTGCATACTTGATCATAAGAATTTCGGACAGAGCATATGGGCTCGATTCAATCCCGTGCGAGATCTCTGTCGCAAGCAACGTTAACACAGCATATTTACGTGATCCGGACAGCAAGAAACAACAGTTTGAAAGGCTGTTGTATGGAAATCGAGCTGAAATGTTGAAGAAACGAGTGGATCAAGCTGGGGACGAAAGGGTACCCCGGAAGAGGGACGATGGGTGGATGGAGATTGAGCTTGGACAATTCTTTAACGGACAAGGTACTGGTGATGATGAAGAAATGGTGGTCATCAGTTTGATGGAGATTAAGGGTCATCAGTTTAAGAGTGGACTCATTGTGGAAGGAATTCAAGTTAGGCCTAAGAATTCATTGAACTAA